Genomic segment of Chrysiogenia bacterium:
GCCTCGTCGGAGTTGGCCGGGTCCATCTGGTAGGTCCGCTTGTCGCCGCCGCCCAGATTTTTCTTCGAACCCACCGCGTCGCGGAAGGGCCCGTAGTAGGCGCTCGCATACTTGGCCGCGTACGAGAGAATCGCGACATTCTCGAAACCCTCGTGGTCGAGCATGTTGCGGATCGCCCCGATGCGCCCGTCCATCATGTCCGAGGGAGCGATAACGTCGCAGCCGGCCTCAGCCTGGGCGATGGCCTGCCGGCAGAGGATGTCGACGGTCTCGTCGTTGGCGACGTAGCCATTTCGATCGAGCACGCCGTCCTGGCCGTGGCTTGTGTAGGGATCGAGTGCCACGTCGCAGATGACGCCGAGGCTGAGCCCCGCGTCCTTTACCGCGCGGGTGGCGGTGCAGATGAGGTTTTCCTTGCGGTAGGCCTCCTCGGCCTTTTCGCTCTTTCGCTCCGCCGGGACCACGGGGAAGATCGCGATGGCCGGGATGCCAAGCCCCTGTGCCTCGCGCGCGGCCTCCACGAAATTCCCCAGCGTCAGGCGCTCCACGCCGGGCATGCTGGCCACGGCCTCGTTGGAATCACCCTCGTGAACAAAGAGCGGGAGGATCAGGTTGGCCGGGTCGAGCCGGTGCTCGCGCACCATGGCGCGCATCCACTCGGTCGTGCGCTTGCGCCGGTGGCGGATGGTCGGATGAGAACCGCGTTGGGGGA
This window contains:
- the hemB gene encoding porphobilinogen synthase, whose translation is MTWVPQRGSHPTIRHRRKRTTEWMRAMVREHRLDPANLILPLFVHEGDSNEAVASMPGVERLTLGNFVEAAREAQGLGIPAIAIFPVVPAERKSEKAEEAYRKENLICTATRAVKDAGLSLGVICDVALDPYTSHGQDGVLDRNGYVANDETVDILCRQAIAQAEAGCDVIAPSDMMDGRIGAIRNMLDHEGFENVAILSYAAKYASAYYGPFRDAVGSKKNLGGGDKRTYQMDPANSDEALREVASDLDEGADMVMVKPGMPYLDIVRRVKDTFQVPTAVYQVSGEYAMLKAAAQNGWLDGDAAFMEALLAFRRAGADMILTYWAMEAARKFQ